GAAGCCAACGCCGAAGAGGCCATGCAGAAGGCCGCCGAGACCGAAGCCGCCGCCGAATAGCGCCGGTACGGTCTTCTGGCCCCGGGCAACGCTGTTGCCCCGGACATCGGCCCCGCTGATGTCCGCGCCCGGACGGGGATGCCCCGTGGCGGGCGACGCAGGAACCGGAGCGGCAAGGCTCCGGGCCCCCATGCTTCAAAGGTGGCGGCGCGGCTTTCGGGCTGTGCCGCCACCCTGCGCACTGCGCGATTTTTTTGGAATCTTGCTCCGGCCCAGGCCGGATACACAGGAGAATACAATGGCTATTTCCGCCGCTATGGTGAAGGAACTGCGCGAAAAGACCGGCGCCGGCATGATGGACTGCAAGAAAGCCCTGGTGGAAGTGGAGGGCGACCTGGAAAAGGCCGTGGACTGGCTGCGCCAGAAGGGCATGGCCAAGGCCGCCAAGAAGTCCGGCCGTGCCACCAGCGAAGGCCTGGTGATGGCCGCCGTGAGCGCTGACGGCAAGACCGTGGCCATGTCCGCCCTGCTGTGCGAGACCGACTTCGTGGCCCGCGGCGAACAGTTCGAAGCCCTGGCCGCCAAGGTGGCCCAGAGCGTGCTGGACAGCAACCCCGCCGACGCCGAAGCCCTGAAGGGCCTGGTGGGCGAAGACGTGACCCAGCTCATCGCCTCCGTGGGCGAAAACATGCAGCTCGGCAACTTCACCCGTCACAGCCGTGAAGACAACGAGGTGATCGGCCAGTACATCCACGCCAACCGCAAGATCGGCGTGCTGGTGGACCTGGTGTGCGACAGCGCCGCTACCGCCGCCAAGCCCGAAGTGCAGGAACTGGCCAAGAACGTGGCCATGCAGGTGGCCGCCACCAATCCCATGGCCCTGGACGGCGCCAGCCTGGATGCCGCCGCCATGGAACGCG
This is a stretch of genomic DNA from Desulfovibrio piger. It encodes these proteins:
- the tsf gene encoding translation elongation factor Ts, with the translated sequence MAISAAMVKELREKTGAGMMDCKKALVEVEGDLEKAVDWLRQKGMAKAAKKSGRATSEGLVMAAVSADGKTVAMSALLCETDFVARGEQFEALAAKVAQSVLDSNPADAEALKGLVGEDVTQLIASVGENMQLGNFTRHSREDNEVIGQYIHANRKIGVLVDLVCDSAATAAKPEVQELAKNVAMQVAATNPMALDGASLDAAAMEREREVYRQKAREEGKPEQIVEKIAEGAVKKFQKEVCLMEQPYIRDDKKNMTEVVREVAKAVGGDIKVAGFSRIQLAAE